The DNA region ATATTAATATTTATTAGAATTACTTGCAGAATTCAGTTTAGATATAGAAATGTTTAATATAAATATTATATAGATATAGTAATATAAGACTTATTAAGGTTTCAATAAAAATTTAAAATTAAAATAAAAAACCGCTAAACTTATATACGCTATCTTAAAGAAATAATCAATCAATATATAAACATATTTCTTTTAAAATATTTAAAAGCTTAACGGTTTCAATATATTAACTTACTTTTAAATCATCTAATTGTACTTTTAATATAATTGATATAGTCTCTATAACATTAAAGGATGGGTTACGTTTAGAACCTCTTTCTAATTCCTCCAAATAAGTTTTAGAAATAGGAACTGCTAGGTTTTTGGACAAATTAGACACATCCATGCAGGTTAATCCTTTCTCCAATCTAATCTCTCTTATTTTACTACCATTTACCATTAAAAAACCCCCTCTAGCTCTATATGAAATTATATACTCAAGTTTAACTTAGGATGAAGTTTTATTTATATTTTTATTATATCGTAAATTTCTGAAAAATAAAATTAAATTTTTAGTGCAATTTATTGTATTATTTGTAAATATTATAAAATTTTTATGCTATATTACAGTACTCCTTTTAAGATTTTACCTATACTATCGTTTATCACTAAATCTGCTCTTCTATCATAGGGAGTAGAGGCTTTATTTATAAGAATTAATTTTTTGCCTTTGAAATAATCTATGAGACCAGCAGCTGGATAAACAACAAGTGAAGTTCCTCCTACAATAAGTACATCAGCATTACTAATAAATCTAACTGATTCATTTATAATATCCGTATTCAAGCCTTCTTCATATAGTACTACATCTGGTTTTATGGTCTCACCGCACATATCACATTTTGGAATAATGGATTTGCTATCTAAAATGTATTCTAGATCAAAAAATTTATTACAATTTGTGCAATAGTTCCTATGAATTGAACCATGAAGCTCTAAAACTTTTTTTGAACCAGCCATTTGATGGAGTCCATCTATGTTTTGGGTTATCACAGCTTTTAGTTTGCCTTTTCTTTCAAGTTCAGCTAGTGCATAGTGAGCAGGATTTGGTTTTGCCTCTTTGTATATCATTTTTGCTCTGTAAAAGTCAAAGAAGTCTTCCGTATGATTTATGAAAAAACTGTGACTGAGCATAATCTCTGGGGCATAGGAAAAATTATTTTTTGTTTTATATAGACCACTTTCGGACCTAAAGTCTGGAATAGAACTTTCAGTAGAAACTCCAGCTCCTCCAAAGAATACAATATTATTACTATTTTCTATTATATGCTTTAATTCATCATTACACATATTACCACCTCTTTTATATATTATAACATAAAATATAAGATAATTATAATTTAACAACATAAACCTAACCAGGAGTATCTATATACAAAATATAAAGGAAAAGTTAATAAAAGTGAGTAAATTAAAGATAAAATTTTATTATGGTAGGGCTTTATAGACAAATATAATGACAGTATGATATCATCTTAATGTCGCTTTATCAAGTGCTTAGAGTTGTTAAATATAATTGATGTAAGTGATATGAATTATATTATGCAAGTTTGTTAAAAAAGTAGTTGACATTATTAAATTCACTTGATATAATATAAAAGCTGTCAGATGACAGGAATTGATCTTTGAAAATTAAACAGAGTATAAGAATAAGTAAACCAGCAATTCTTTAGATTTTAAGAAATTGAAATCAAGAGTAACAAATTCTTCAGTAAAATGAAGAGAAGCGATGAGCTAACATCAAACTTATAAATTGAGAGTTTGATCCTGGCTCAGGACGAACGCTGGCGGCGTGCTTAACACATGCAAGTCGAGCGAGAAACCTTCGGGTTTCTAGCGGCGGACGGGTGAGTAACACGTGGGTAACCTGCCTCAAAGAGGGGAATAGCCTCCCGAAAGGGAGATTAATACCGCATAATATTACAGCTTCGCATGAAGCAGTAATTAAAGGAGTAATCCACTTTGAGATGGACCCGCGGCGCATTAGCTAGTTGGAGAGGTAACGGCTCACCAAGGCGACGATGCGTAGCCGACCTGAGAGGGTGATC from Clostridium pasteurianum BC1 includes:
- a CDS encoding helix-turn-helix domain-containing protein, which encodes MVNGSKIREIRLEKGLTCMDVSNLSKNLAVPISKTYLEELERGSKRNPSFNVIETISIILKVQLDDLKVS
- a CDS encoding NAD-dependent protein deacylase; amino-acid sequence: MCNDELKHIIENSNNIVFFGGAGVSTESSIPDFRSESGLYKTKNNFSYAPEIMLSHSFFINHTEDFFDFYRAKMIYKEAKPNPAHYALAELERKGKLKAVITQNIDGLHQMAGSKKVLELHGSIHRNYCTNCNKFFDLEYILDSKSIIPKCDMCGETIKPDVVLYEEGLNTDIINESVRFISNADVLIVGGTSLVVYPAAGLIDYFKGKKLILINKASTPYDRRADLVINDSIGKILKGVL